In a single window of the Pseudohongiella acticola genome:
- a CDS encoding helix-turn-helix domain-containing protein: MQWIHSASSYLAISQLMFLASLYLVYFPGKLLSRLIVLFSACIAAYILSRSMAPMPTELRMLFSMMATLAPAVLWIIARYLFEDHRRIHPAMWTLICAYIAIRVIGLFMYDGSVPRNSGFFLFYFYIPQLFMLFLACHVVYMACRGRDSDLIESRRQVRVPFAIGMGSIVGLIIGTGFFWLGSPQLDSLYFLVVFVLILSVNLAMFRFQHQAPHLIQTAADAPAPKAPTPDSGDIVSRQDQVLIDRILKAMQEERLYAESGLTIGDLAAQVSVQEYRLRRLINQSLHYRNFNQFLNHYRIEEAARRLLDPAEEHIPISSIALDVGYASLSSFNKAFKDTHGVTPSTWRASGQPTSAATVFPHSDENRL, encoded by the coding sequence ATGCAATGGATCCATTCCGCGAGCAGTTATCTGGCCATTTCACAGCTGATGTTTCTGGCCAGCCTTTATCTGGTGTATTTCCCCGGTAAGTTGTTGTCTCGCCTGATTGTTCTGTTCAGTGCCTGTATAGCTGCCTACATCCTGTCACGCTCCATGGCACCCATGCCGACAGAGTTGCGCATGCTGTTCTCCATGATGGCAACGCTGGCACCCGCGGTACTGTGGATTATTGCCCGATATCTGTTTGAAGATCACCGGCGGATTCATCCGGCCATGTGGACGCTTATTTGTGCCTATATCGCAATCCGCGTCATTGGGCTGTTCATGTATGACGGCTCGGTACCGCGTAACAGTGGATTTTTCCTGTTTTATTTTTATATTCCGCAGCTGTTCATGCTGTTTTTGGCGTGTCATGTGGTGTACATGGCGTGTCGGGGGCGCGACAGTGACCTGATCGAGTCTCGGCGTCAGGTCCGCGTGCCTTTTGCCATTGGCATGGGCAGTATTGTTGGTCTGATCATCGGCACTGGTTTTTTCTGGCTCGGCAGTCCGCAGCTCGACAGCCTGTATTTTCTGGTAGTGTTTGTGCTGATACTGTCAGTCAATCTGGCCATGTTCAGGTTCCAGCATCAGGCTCCGCATCTGATTCAGACCGCCGCGGACGCTCCGGCACCCAAAGCGCCGACCCCCGATAGCGGCGATATCGTATCGCGCCAGGATCAGGTACTGATTGACCGGATTCTCAAAGCCATGCAAGAAGAGCGATTGTATGCCGAGTCCGGTTTGACGATTGGCGATCTGGCGGCACAGGTGTCAGTGCAGGAGTATCGTTTGCGGCGATTGATCAATCAGTCATTGCATTACCGCAATTTTAATCAGTTTCTCAATCACTATCGTATAGAAGAGGCAGCACGGCGTTTGCTGGATCCGGCAGAAGAACATATCCCGATCTCCAGCATTGCCCTGGATGTGGGTTATGCCTCGTTGTCGTCGTTCAACAAGGCCTTCAAGGACACGCATGGTGTGACGCCTTCCACCTGGCGTGCATCCGGCCAGCCCACTTCCGCTGCAACTGTTTTTCCACATTCCGACGAAAATAGATTATGA